In one window of Enterobacteriaceae endosymbiont of Donacia cincticornis DNA:
- the murD gene encoding UDP-N-acetylmuramoyl-L-alanine--D-glutamate ligase, which produces MNKKILIIGLGITGLSCLNFFLKKKIIPFVMDKRKDRKLIKKIPLYVPYYLGSLNKNWILSSQLIILSPGISIFNHFILEAQKKNIEIIGDIELFARYNTTPLIAVTGTNGKSTVTNMIAHIMKKNNFRVSVGGNNGYPVMNLLSFKRDFYILEISSFQLETIKKLNIYIAIILNISQDHMDRYPLGIEQYRDFKLRIYKNANICIYNADDILCHPKKFYNGKKYITFGKILGKYNLSFDKEQVYLKINNKKIFNFNKTKLVGIHNYLNSLAVLAVIDILKISKKNFFKEINNYKNMDHTLQIIHKENGVIWINDSKSTNVNSTKAALEYLHKKKRIWLFLGGYDKHCNLYLLQKYLQKKDNIKIICFGKSSKKILSIDSRAIIVKTIYEGIKKIIKLIKFGDIVLLSPACSSIDQFKNFKHRGNEFIKLVKKIHKCNNFIKKL; this is translated from the coding sequence ATGAATAAAAAAATACTTATTATAGGTTTAGGTATAACAGGTTTATCTTGTTTAAATTTTTTTTTAAAAAAAAAAATTATCCCATTTGTTATGGATAAACGTAAAGATCGTAAATTAATAAAAAAAATACCTTTATATGTACCATATTATCTTGGTTCTTTAAATAAGAATTGGATACTTAGTTCTCAACTAATTATTTTAAGTCCTGGTATATCAATATTTAATCATTTTATATTAGAAGCTCAAAAAAAAAATATTGAAATTATAGGAGACATAGAATTATTTGCTCGTTATAATACTACTCCTTTAATAGCCGTAACAGGTACAAATGGAAAAAGTACTGTAACTAATATGATTGCTCATATCATGAAAAAAAATAATTTCCGGGTTAGTGTAGGAGGTAATAATGGTTACCCAGTAATGAATTTATTATCTTTTAAAAGAGATTTTTATATTTTAGAAATATCTAGTTTCCAATTAGAAACAATTAAAAAATTAAATATATATATTGCTATAATTCTAAATATTTCACAAGATCATATGGATAGATATCCTTTAGGTATAGAACAATATCGTGATTTTAAATTACGTATTTATAAAAATGCTAATATTTGCATATATAATGCTGATGACATATTATGTCATCCTAAAAAATTTTATAATGGGAAAAAATATATTACATTTGGTAAAATTTTAGGTAAATATAATTTATCTTTTGATAAAGAACAAGTTTATTTAAAAATAAATAATAAAAAAATATTTAATTTTAATAAAACTAAATTAGTTGGTATCCATAATTATTTAAATTCTTTAGCTGTATTAGCTGTTATAGATATATTAAAAATTTCTAAAAAAAATTTTTTTAAAGAAATTAATAATTATAAAAATATGGATCATACGTTACAAATAATTCATAAAGAAAATGGGGTAATCTGGATTAATGATTCAAAATCAACTAATGTTAATAGTACAAAAGCTGCTTTAGAATATTTACATAAAAAAAAAAGGATTTGGTTATTTTTAGGAGGTTATGACAAACATTGTAATTTATATTTATTACAAAAATACTTACAGAAAAAAGATAATATAAAAATTATTTGTTTTGGTAAATCAAGTAAAAAAATACTATCTATTGATAGTAGAGCAATAATAGTTAAGACAATATATGAAGGAATAAAAAAAATTATTAAATTGATAAAATTTGGAGATATTGTATTATTATCTCCAGCATGTTCTAGTATTGATCAATTTAAAAATTTCAAGCATCGTGGAAATGAATTTATTAAATTAGTAAAAAAAATACATAAGTGTAATAATTTTATAAAAAAATTATAA
- the murG gene encoding undecaprenyldiphospho-muramoylpentapeptide beta-N-acetylglucosaminyltransferase codes for MKKKILIVAGGTGGHINPALNIAYILKKNGWEVRWLGTNSRMEAQIIPKKNIRIYLIKFYRFKKKNIFSIIFTVIKLIISTYKSILIYKKYKPHIILTMGSYISGPSGLAAWLCRIPLVIHEQNSVPGITNKILYKIATKVMQAYPNTFTNAILVGNPLDKKIIKLSLYKRKIFKIHKPIHLLITGGSQGAYIINKIGIKLAKILKNKIFILHQVGKNNSKKIFHEYKKYNITNNIIIKEYIQDIYKAYEWADIIICRSGAMTVSEISAIGIPAIFIPFQHKDRQQYFNAIHLQKIGIAKIFEQKNINYNKIANLILNLNKNKIINLINQSCDLSIINSTELIYDELNKIKIN; via the coding sequence ATGAAAAAAAAAATTCTTATAGTAGCTGGAGGTACTGGAGGACATATTAATCCAGCTTTAAATATAGCATATATCTTAAAAAAAAATGGTTGGGAAGTACGTTGGTTAGGAACTAATTCTAGAATGGAAGCACAAATTATTCCTAAAAAAAACATACGTATTTATTTAATAAAATTTTATAGATTTAAAAAAAAAAACATTTTCTCTATTATTTTTACTGTTATTAAATTAATAATATCAACTTATAAATCTATTTTAATTTATAAAAAATATAAACCACATATAATATTAACAATGGGTAGTTATATTTCTGGACCTAGTGGATTAGCTGCATGGTTATGCCGTATACCTTTAGTAATACATGAACAAAATAGTGTTCCAGGTATCACAAATAAAATATTATATAAAATAGCAACTAAAGTTATGCAAGCATATCCTAATACATTTACTAATGCTATATTAGTAGGTAATCCTTTAGATAAAAAAATTATTAAATTATCTTTATATAAAAGAAAGATTTTTAAAATTCATAAACCAATTCATTTATTAATAACAGGAGGAAGTCAAGGTGCATATATAATAAATAAAATAGGTATAAAATTAGCTAAAATTTTAAAAAATAAAATATTTATCCTCCATCAAGTAGGTAAAAATAATTCTAAAAAAATATTTCATGAATATAAAAAATATAATATTACTAATAATATTATTATAAAAGAATATATACAAGATATTTATAAAGCATATGAATGGGCTGATATAATAATATGTAGATCTGGGGCGATGACTGTTAGTGAAATTAGCGCAATAGGAATACCTGCTATTTTCATACCTTTTCAACATAAAGATAGACAACAATACTTTAATGCAATACATTTACAAAAGATAGGAATAGCTAAAATTTTTGAACAAAAAAATATTAATTATAATAAAATTGCCAATTTAATATTAAATCTTAACAAAAATAAAATTATAAATTTGATAAATCAATCTTGTGATTTATCTATAATTAATTCTACAGAATTAATTTATGATGAATTAAATAAAATCAAAATTAATTAA